TCATCACATCTGTAGTCTCACTCACGCCGTGCGCAGCCATGACAGACATTCACGGAAAAGGCGTGGCCAGAATACACAGAGTTTCCGGGGTAGCTACGTAATGACCGTAACAACCAATGAAAATAGTTTAtttactctcttttttttcaggCTCCAATACACTGTGACAGCCTGCTGTATTTAACGTTAGggtaaaactaaaatgtatttacatttcttGATTGTAATTTAAATAGggttttaatgcaatttattaaCACGGAACCTTGTTTCTAATTCCTGTTGATAAAACTGCCatatgtttattatgctttatgtaagCTATTAAAATAATTCGCTTCTCTCCACATCATTATTCGATGACTCCAGAATCGctgggtattattattatttattttactgtctatgggtatTATTCAGTCCgattcagttttgtgaaacagttccaatgttttatttaaaagatcCGAAAAAAAAGATTAATCTCATCGAGTTCCTGGTTAGTTCAATCAGCAGTAAAACAACCGTAAAGGAACATATGAGTAGCATGATAATAAAAAGCAGTATCTCTCTGATTGCTTCTAGTCCTAAATATTCAAACTCGATAGTATGTCTACATTAAAGGTTACCGCCCACGAAGCGCATCGCCAGAGTGATGAAGTGACGTGACAGGCTATTGGCATTTGAGGTGAGACGCTGCTGGGATACGGTCAATCTGATCTAATGGCTAAAGTGGAGATCGCTCCTTTGAGAAACTGGGATGATTTCTGCCCAAGCTTAGAACGCTTCGCCAGACCAGACACGCGAGATCTGGCGAAGTGGAACAACAGAGTGGTCAGCAACCTCCTGTACTATCAAACAAACTATCTGGTACTAGCAATCAGTGTATTCCTGGTTGTAGGGTAAGTCCAGTTAGGTTAGCCTGTCTTCTTGGTAAATGTGATCATGCATGCACAATATGGTATTTAactgttaaattaatatttaaatattatttctaatTTGTCGTCGGCACGTCAATACAAACATCGCATTACACAAAGTATCGCGAGAAGCGACtgttaaaacaaaatattctaaAATCAGCTTTAAATAAACAACTTTAAATGCACTATAAATAAAGTCCTCATAAAGTTCACCTATTTTTTTTGAATGGCACTttgatactgtattttttttaatctattttgtctatttattttttttgtttttagggaGAATTGTATGTTGTACTGAAAAAAATAAGCTGTTCTCATGCGAAGTTTTTGTTCTGTACAATTTAGAACATGAGATAATTCTTAGCTAAATATAGTTAGTGGACAGTTAGTTGATCTGGGCACACATAGTTGTGTTGATATGTGGGCAGCTGTGTTTGTAAGACGAAGGCCAATCTAATGTCTGGGTGATTATGGTTTGTCTCTAATATTATATCTAGTTGCTAATACGGAACAATATTTAAGAGTGTAGTAATCAGATGACACTGACCAGGAGCAAAGGGCACGAAAGCAGTTTTAGTCATGAAATCATTTTACAATCATTGACTGCATGTCTATTTTAACGTTTCAGAGTCAAAATTATCAAACTGTcatgttattaattatttaaatattttaattccaACATGGAAAGATGCCTGCTTTTTGCCaacaatattttattgtgtttacaCTTTATAACCGTTAGGGGTCACCATTGACTTGTATTCTCATTGACAGAAGGCTGTGGTCTAAAACACAATGAGTACAACTTTAATGAGTACCCTGCTTATTTTTAAGTAGATTTTGAAGTAGCCTAAAATCCCGTCACTGCCAAATTCTCTGTTCACAGGTGTTTGCACCCTGTGAGCATGTTCACGGGTGCAGCAGTGGTGGCGTCTGTCTTCATTGGCTCTGTATGGGTAGGGGAGAACAAGGCGATCATCAAACAATTCAAGAAGGAGAACCCTGCTTTGTTTGTATTCTTGGGGATAGTCGTGAGCTATTTCCTCATGTCGCTTTTTGGTGGAGTTATGGTGTTCCTGCATGGAATCCTGCTGCCTCTTATCTGTAAAGTTTCTTAAAatcataaattaaacatttttagattttttttttccatacgaTTTTAACCTATtcgatgtaaaaaaaataagactCTTTGTTCCTTGCaggaaaacaaatgcaaaacagcAGTTTATTAAATCCagatattatgtatatattatgtatatatttagcaTGCAACATGAAGTATCTGGAAGCTTAATGTTTTTTGGCCTTTTGCATTTCAGTGATTTTTGCACATGCATCGCTTCGCCTACGGAACATGAAAAACAAACTGGAGAATAAGATGGAGAGTGCTGGACTCAAGAAATCACTCATGGGAATCATACTTGAAGCACTGGGTCAACAAGAAGAGAACCTCAATAAAATTCAAGACTTTCTGGAGAGTAAACTCAAGGAGTGAACTTTCAACCGTGCCTTACTGAGCTTCGCTCCAATACATGAAGGAACAGCTTTCAGCTAGCACAATTTGTGAAATTCACTCTGTTTCTTCCAACATCTTTCATtagctaaacaaaaaaaaaaaattctcagtgtGTTTTTTCTATAATGGAATGAAAACAATATTGAATTGAAAATAAGTCTTCAGGTCAAATGTAAGAATATGCAACTCAAAACGTCTTCCTAAGAGTTTTTCTATGACCTATAGGGAAAGGTGTCATATGTGCATATTTAAGGTGTTAGTATCCTTCTCTCCCAAaatacattcattcatatattaagaAATCAAATTATAATATGACAGCATGTTTTCAGGTTTATGATCTTCAAATATTCTGCAGTGTGATAACTTTAACTCTAGAAAAATCACTGTGGTTAACGGCAACTGGAAACTCCTGCGGTACTGATAATGAACTGTATTACTGTGTAGCAGTGGTTTCCGACCCTGGTCATGGAGGCACCCCAGCACCCTTTTTCTGACACACCGATTTCAGATCTTGGAGTCTCTACAAATGAGCAGATGACCTGAATCAAGTGTGTGTTAGATTAAGGATACATgcaaaacgtgcagtgttggggtgcctccaggaccagggttgggaaccaTTGCTTTGTAGAATTGTTTACTTCTGTTTGTCGTTGATGTGAACTGTTCATTGAACATTGATGTCTTTTAACACATTGCTGATGTAGCTGTGTTGCAAAAGCAATATGAGGGTTTTAGATACTTACTTTTTTGCATCATGCCTAAGATTATCTCTTTGATTAATGCACAGACTTTCATGTCTTATTGCTTTCTTGTTACCTATTAGGTTAAATAATTCAAAAGTTGAATTTCCTGTGGTGCCATTAACCTTAATTTGCAATGTGGAAATAAGCTTTATTCTATTAATGTGCTATTTGCATTAtaaaccagtgtgtttatgaatatgataaagtaaaataataacaaatagcagttttttTTGTATCAAGTGGCACAGTGGGTAAAATAACTGTAGGTGAATGGCACCGGAAGCCTCACACGTTCAAGttacaaatgcatttatgtaaaaaataataaggtGGATATTGTTCAATCTATGCAAAGTGTGTTAATAAAGTCaaattgttgtgttttatttgaatCAAATATAGATTTACTTTGAAATCAAATGAATTGCTGTGATTAAATATGCCATCTTGCAGTGTGAATTCAGCATCATGCAGAGGATTCTAATTAccaatgtcattttaaaaatgccATATTCATTATCATACATAATTCATTTATTACATAAGCAAAGTGTTTGAAAACATTGGTTTACAAAGATAAATCAAGTAGTAGTCG
This genomic window from Carassius gibelio isolate Cgi1373 ecotype wild population from Czech Republic chromosome A6, carGib1.2-hapl.c, whole genome shotgun sequence contains:
- the LOC128015845 gene encoding PRA1 family protein 3; the encoded protein is MAKVEIAPLRNWDDFCPSLERFARPDTRDLAKWNNRVVSNLLYYQTNYLVLAISVFLVVGCLHPVSMFTGAAVVASVFIGSVWVGENKAIIKQFKKENPALFVFLGIVVSYFLMSLFGGVMVFLHGILLPLILIFAHASLRLRNMKNKLENKMESAGLKKSLMGIILEALGQQEENLNKIQDFLESKLKE